The following proteins are co-located in the Streptomyces sp. NBC_01198 genome:
- a CDS encoding class I SAM-dependent methyltransferase — protein MESNQAQTERPDPTEERIQAAAESYRRPMLAAYDLFVLGMMSRFMWRCPRGRMLAHYDRQVGATHLDIGPGTGWFLDRSRFPVESPSITLLDLNEVVLATAAHRIRRYHPQTRVGDAFKPLALGTERYDSVGMNFLLHCLPGTMRQKSVVFDHVRPYLRPGARVFGSTVLGSGPHHTRRSGKLLAKLNRSEVFSNLDDRLEDLNEQLRARFTDVETVRSGAVCLFAARFPGAR, from the coding sequence ATGGAATCGAACCAGGCGCAGACCGAACGTCCCGATCCGACAGAGGAACGTATTCAGGCTGCCGCCGAGTCCTATCGGCGGCCGATGCTCGCGGCCTACGACCTGTTCGTGCTCGGCATGATGAGCCGGTTCATGTGGCGCTGCCCGCGCGGCAGAATGCTGGCGCATTACGACCGCCAGGTCGGCGCGACGCACCTGGATATCGGTCCCGGCACCGGCTGGTTCCTGGACAGGAGCAGGTTTCCGGTGGAATCCCCCTCGATCACCCTGCTCGATCTCAACGAGGTGGTGCTCGCCACCGCGGCCCACCGGATCAGGCGCTACCACCCGCAGACCCGGGTCGGCGACGCGTTCAAACCGCTCGCGCTGGGCACCGAGCGCTACGACTCGGTCGGCATGAACTTCCTGCTGCACTGCCTGCCGGGGACCATGCGGCAGAAGTCGGTGGTCTTCGACCACGTGCGACCGTACCTGCGCCCCGGGGCGCGGGTGTTCGGCAGCACCGTGCTGGGCAGCGGGCCGCACCACACGAGGCGGTCGGGCAAGCTGCTGGCCAAGCTCAACCGCAGTGAGGTCTTCAGCAACCTCGACGACCGCCTGGAGGACCTGAACGAGCAGCTGCGCGCCCGGTTCACCGACGTCGAGACGGTCAGGTCCGGCGCGGTCTGCCTGTTCGCGGCACGGTTCCCGGGGGCGCGATGA
- a CDS encoding sensor histidine kinase — protein MSGEPNQPAQQLREPDPLAQQLHDGVLQALAVARIRLDRALATPGPLPRELATELRLLVDGEIAGLRRLISGSAPPTPPHPDLPSALAATAEHLQSVTGIRIRVENSAAPRGRWAGNDLVAYRIAREALHNTAKHSGARHAWVTLAARRDRLVCVVSDDGRGFAPPTARPHFGLPAMYAQARDAGGYLAVRSRRTGTFVTLSLPRNPAPQGEAER, from the coding sequence ATGAGCGGCGAGCCGAACCAGCCGGCCCAGCAGCTGCGCGAGCCGGACCCGCTGGCGCAGCAGCTGCACGACGGCGTGCTGCAGGCGCTGGCCGTCGCCCGTATCCGGCTGGACCGGGCGCTCGCCACGCCCGGCCCGCTGCCCCGCGAGCTCGCAACGGAGCTTCGGCTGCTGGTGGACGGTGAGATCGCCGGCCTGCGCCGGCTGATCAGCGGGTCAGCGCCGCCCACCCCGCCGCACCCGGACCTGCCCAGCGCGCTGGCGGCCACCGCGGAACACCTCCAGTCGGTCACCGGCATCCGCATCCGGGTCGAGAACAGCGCGGCGCCGCGCGGCCGTTGGGCGGGCAACGACCTGGTGGCCTACCGGATCGCCCGCGAGGCGCTGCACAACACCGCCAAGCACAGCGGCGCCAGGCACGCCTGGGTGACGCTGGCCGCGCGGCGGGACCGGCTGGTCTGCGTGGTCTCCGACGACGGCCGCGGCTTCGCACCGCCCACCGCCCGCCCGCACTTCGGGCTGCCAGCGATGTACGCGCAGGCCCGGGACGCGGGCGGCTACCTGGCCGTCCGGTCCCGCCGCACCGGCACGTTCGTCACCCTCTCGCTGCCCAGGAACCCGGCGCCGCAGGGGGAGGCCGAGCGATGA
- a CDS encoding response regulator transcription factor — translation MTPYDPAYRPTILICDDHPVVRCGIRTLLPDDRYQVVGEAEDLAGTVEQVDLHRPAVLLLDLSFLGTLSLGVLPTVRALSPATRVLILTMHNDLDSARGSLAAGAHGFLPKDAAAGELVAAVDALAAGGRYLDPALGAALLDRQDDTDDALSRREREVLGMIADGLTHQQIADELGLSVRTIEAQRASIKVKLGVSRRAELISYARRLRLTTTGGDR, via the coding sequence ATGACGCCGTACGACCCCGCGTACCGGCCGACCATCCTGATCTGCGACGACCACCCGGTGGTGCGCTGCGGCATCCGTACGCTGCTCCCCGACGACCGCTACCAGGTGGTGGGCGAGGCGGAGGACCTGGCCGGCACCGTGGAGCAGGTCGACCTCCACCGGCCCGCCGTGCTGCTGCTCGACCTGAGCTTCCTCGGCACCCTGAGCCTCGGCGTGCTGCCCACCGTGCGGGCGCTGTCGCCCGCCACCCGGGTGCTGATCCTGACCATGCACAACGACTTGGACTCGGCGCGCGGTTCGCTCGCCGCCGGCGCGCACGGCTTCCTGCCCAAGGACGCCGCAGCCGGGGAACTCGTCGCCGCGGTCGACGCGCTCGCGGCCGGCGGCCGCTACCTCGACCCGGCGCTCGGCGCCGCGCTGCTCGACCGGCAGGACGACACCGACGACGCGCTGAGCCGGCGGGAACGCGAGGTGCTCGGGATGATCGCGGACGGCCTGACGCACCAGCAGATCGCCGACGAGCTCGGCCTGTCGGTGCGGACCATCGAGGCGCAGCGCGCGTCGATCAAGGTGAAGCTCGGAGTCAGCAGGCGGGCGGAGCTGATCAGTTACGCCCGGCGGCTGCGGTTGACCACGACAGGAGGCGATCGGTGA
- a CDS encoding class I SAM-dependent methyltransferase, which yields MQTGRPSRTALSSARARAVHQVADTPRVFADPLAARIIDGVDGVQDAPLPAGAPGMPAEVRLFMALRHRVAEDALAAAPHTGQVVILGAGLDTFAYRNRDPALRVFEVDLPATQEWKRRRLAEAGIEVPETVVFCPVDFAEQSVGDGLAAAGFDRHAPAFFLLLGVAPYLTRDALLATARFVAEMPAPAELVFDYNQPAAAMPPHRRPALAAQAEAMARMGEPWRSFFTPPEIAAELADAGFDGVADVGWRECLARYGLDPSLPDLFGGRIVHARASGTGSGRPGTTAATAGTATGTAPGPAAGTAPGPAAGRAARRERSQ from the coding sequence ATGCAGACGGGCCGGCCCAGCCGTACCGCGTTGAGCTCGGCGCGCGCCCGCGCCGTGCACCAGGTGGCGGACACACCACGGGTGTTCGCCGACCCGCTGGCGGCGCGGATCATCGACGGCGTGGACGGTGTCCAGGACGCCCCGCTCCCGGCTGGCGCGCCCGGCATGCCCGCGGAGGTGCGGCTGTTCATGGCGCTGCGGCACCGGGTGGCCGAGGACGCACTGGCCGCCGCCCCGCACACCGGCCAGGTGGTCATCCTCGGGGCGGGCCTGGACACCTTCGCCTACCGGAACCGCGATCCGGCGCTGCGGGTCTTCGAGGTGGACCTGCCGGCCACGCAGGAGTGGAAGCGCCGGCGGCTGGCCGAGGCCGGTATCGAGGTGCCGGAGACGGTGGTGTTCTGCCCGGTCGACTTCGCCGAGCAGAGCGTGGGCGACGGGCTCGCCGCGGCCGGATTCGACCGGCACGCACCGGCGTTCTTCCTGCTGCTCGGCGTCGCCCCCTACCTGACCAGGGACGCGCTGCTGGCCACCGCGCGCTTCGTGGCGGAGATGCCCGCACCCGCTGAGCTGGTCTTCGACTACAACCAGCCCGCCGCAGCCATGCCGCCGCACCGCAGGCCCGCGCTCGCCGCGCAGGCCGAGGCGATGGCGCGGATGGGCGAGCCCTGGCGGTCGTTCTTCACCCCGCCCGAGATCGCCGCGGAGCTGGCCGACGCCGGCTTCGACGGCGTCGCCGACGTCGGCTGGCGGGAGTGCCTGGCCCGCTACGGGCTCGACCCGTCGCTGCCCGACCTGTTCGGCGGGCGCATCGTGCACGCCCGCGCGTCCGGCACGGGGTCCGGGCGGCCGGGAACGACGGCGGCCACCGCCGGGACCGCGACTGGAACCGCGCCCGGACCTGCCGCCGGAACCGCGCCCGGACCTGCCGCCGGACGTGCCGCGCGACGAGAGAGGAGCCAGTGA
- a CDS encoding FAD-dependent oxidoreductase produces MHVLVIGGGVAGPATAVALCSIGVEVTVCEARPAEDKDAGLWVMVAPNGLAALDMLGLRETVLRESLAGEVGPSGFAPVRRLGLYRLLREAAVARGARIEHDRKLVDADTTADGVVARFADGSTLHGDLLVGCDGVHSRTRSIIDPAAPATRYVPLLNLGGFASGVEAPGDPAQLQFVRAPKGFFGYATSGTGEVWWFANLPWGAEPSRAELAAMDRASLTARLLDTFAEAPPFVADVLRSTYTDLYALPTHDLPTVPTWWRDNLVILGDAAHATTPTSGQGSSMALEDAVVLAKCLRDLPRTQAAARYEQLRRERVEGIVALGARASAAKLNDAAPDNSLDWVLDYRIDWAARV; encoded by the coding sequence ATGCACGTCCTGGTCATCGGTGGCGGGGTGGCCGGTCCGGCCACCGCCGTCGCCCTGTGCTCGATCGGTGTCGAGGTCACCGTCTGCGAGGCCCGCCCGGCCGAGGACAAGGACGCCGGGCTGTGGGTGATGGTCGCCCCGAACGGCCTGGCGGCGCTGGACATGCTGGGCCTGCGGGAGACCGTGCTGCGCGAGTCGCTGGCGGGCGAGGTCGGGCCGTCCGGCTTCGCGCCGGTGCGCCGCCTGGGGCTCTACCGGCTGCTGCGGGAGGCGGCGGTGGCGCGTGGCGCGCGGATCGAGCACGACAGGAAGCTGGTGGACGCCGACACCACCGCGGACGGCGTGGTCGCGCGGTTCGCCGACGGCTCGACCCTGCACGGCGACCTGCTCGTCGGCTGCGACGGCGTCCACTCGCGGACCAGGTCGATCATCGATCCGGCCGCGCCGGCCACCCGCTACGTCCCGCTGCTGAACCTCGGCGGCTTCGCGTCCGGGGTGGAAGCTCCCGGCGACCCGGCGCAACTGCAGTTCGTCCGCGCCCCCAAGGGCTTCTTCGGCTACGCGACCTCGGGGACGGGCGAGGTGTGGTGGTTCGCCAACCTGCCCTGGGGCGCGGAGCCGAGCCGGGCCGAGCTGGCGGCGATGGACCGCGCCTCCCTCACCGCCCGCCTGCTCGACACCTTCGCCGAGGCGCCGCCCTTCGTCGCGGACGTCCTGCGCTCCACCTACACCGACCTCTACGCGCTGCCCACCCACGACCTGCCCACCGTGCCGACCTGGTGGCGGGACAACCTGGTCATCCTCGGCGACGCGGCGCACGCCACCACGCCGACGTCGGGGCAGGGCTCCTCGATGGCGCTGGAGGACGCGGTGGTGCTGGCCAAGTGCCTGCGCGACCTGCCCAGGACACAGGCCGCGGCCCGTTACGAACAGCTGCGCCGGGAAAGGGTCGAGGGCATCGTCGCGCTCGGCGCCCGCGCGTCGGCGGCGAAGCTGAACGACGCGGCGCCCGACAACTCGCTGGACTGGGTGCTCGACTACCGGATCGACTGGGCGGCCCGCGTCTGA